From a region of the Corallococcus coralloides DSM 2259 genome:
- a CDS encoding amidohydrolase: MNDAHPQSVTGPSTASGIQARARRALAQLDAVLPDVDALYQDLHEHPELSGQEARTAAEVARRLEAEGYEVSRDVGGHGVVGLLRNGDGPTVLLRGDMDALPVEEKTGLPYSSRARTEDGAPVMHACGHDVHTACLVGTAAVLARSRDAWRGTLMVVGQPAEETLQGAKAMLDAGLYSRFGTPDAVLGQHTAPLPVGTFMHREGVTMMGSAHVRLRLFGRGSHGAQPELSVDPVVLGASVVMRLQTIVSRALSPLEAAVVTVGSFQAGTRANVIPDEAVLELTVRTEDEAVQARVLAAIERIAKGEAAASGAPKPPQVEVLNRGPVNRNDPELIRRVRDAHAEWFGREALVPGVLVTASEDFPFFAQGPERPVPIAYWFMGITPRKAWEEAPGATPQEKVAHLPGPHSSHYAPDREGSLRSGCESLTVAALACLHGGDASVNH, translated from the coding sequence ATGAACGACGCCCACCCCCAGTCCGTCACGGGTCCGTCCACCGCTTCAGGCATCCAGGCTCGTGCCCGGCGCGCGCTCGCGCAGCTGGACGCGGTGCTGCCGGACGTGGACGCGCTCTACCAGGACCTGCATGAGCACCCGGAGCTGTCCGGTCAGGAAGCGCGCACGGCCGCCGAGGTGGCGCGCCGGTTGGAGGCGGAGGGCTACGAGGTGAGCCGGGACGTGGGCGGCCACGGCGTGGTGGGCCTGCTGCGCAACGGCGATGGGCCCACGGTGCTCCTGCGCGGGGACATGGACGCGCTGCCCGTGGAGGAGAAGACGGGGCTGCCGTACTCGAGCCGTGCCCGGACGGAGGACGGTGCGCCGGTGATGCACGCGTGCGGCCATGACGTCCATACCGCGTGCCTGGTGGGCACGGCGGCGGTGCTGGCGCGCTCGCGCGATGCGTGGCGCGGCACGCTGATGGTGGTGGGGCAGCCGGCGGAGGAGACCCTCCAGGGCGCGAAGGCGATGCTGGACGCCGGGCTCTACTCTCGCTTCGGCACGCCGGACGCGGTGCTGGGTCAGCACACGGCGCCGCTGCCGGTGGGCACCTTCATGCACCGCGAGGGCGTGACGATGATGGGCTCCGCGCACGTGCGCCTGCGCCTCTTCGGCCGGGGCTCGCACGGGGCGCAGCCGGAGCTGTCCGTGGACCCCGTGGTGCTGGGGGCCAGCGTGGTGATGCGCCTGCAGACCATTGTGTCGCGCGCACTGTCGCCGCTGGAGGCCGCGGTGGTGACGGTGGGGAGCTTCCAGGCAGGGACTCGCGCCAACGTGATTCCGGACGAAGCCGTGCTGGAGCTGACGGTGCGCACGGAGGATGAAGCGGTGCAGGCGCGCGTGCTCGCGGCCATCGAACGCATCGCGAAGGGCGAGGCCGCGGCGTCGGGCGCGCCGAAGCCTCCCCAGGTGGAGGTGTTGAACCGCGGGCCGGTGAACCGCAACGACCCGGAGCTCATTCGACGCGTCCGGGACGCGCACGCGGAGTGGTTCGGGCGCGAAGCGCTGGTGCCAGGCGTGCTCGTCACCGCGAGCGAGGACTTCCCCTTCTTCGCCCAGGGGCCGGAGCGCCCGGTGCCCATCGCGTACTGGTTCATGGGCATCACGCCGCGAAAGGCCTGGGAGGAGGCGCCGGGCGCGACGCCGCAGGAGAAGGTGGCGCACCTGCCGGGGCCACACTCCAGCCACTACGCGCCGGACCGCGAGGGCTCACTGCGCAGCGGCTGCGAGTCACTCACCGTGGCGGCGCTGGCCTGTCTGCACGGAGGCGATGCGTCCGTGAACCATTGA
- a CDS encoding YaiI/YqxD family protein, whose translation MKIWVDADACPGPVRDILLRAVQRVKVPIVFVANKPLALPRLAYVSTVQVGAGLDVADRHIATSAEAGDLAVTQDIPLAALLVPKGVVVMDPRGELFTPETIDERLSMRNFMQELRDSGVNTGGPGGFSPQDRQQFAATLDRELTRLVKQQG comes from the coding sequence ATGAAAATCTGGGTCGATGCCGATGCGTGTCCGGGGCCCGTGCGGGACATCCTGCTGCGCGCCGTGCAGCGCGTGAAGGTGCCCATCGTCTTCGTGGCGAACAAGCCGCTGGCGCTGCCGCGTCTGGCGTACGTGTCCACCGTGCAGGTGGGCGCGGGGCTGGACGTGGCGGACCGGCACATCGCCACGTCCGCGGAGGCCGGGGACCTGGCCGTCACGCAGGACATCCCGCTGGCCGCGCTGCTCGTCCCCAAGGGCGTCGTGGTGATGGACCCACGCGGAGAGCTCTTCACGCCGGAGACCATCGACGAGCGGCTGTCGATGCGGAACTTCATGCAGGAGCTGCGCGACAGCGGCGTGAACACGGGCGGCCCCGGCGGCTTCTCACCGCAGGACCGCCAGCAGTTCGCGGCCACGCTGGACCGCGAGCTGACCCGGCTGGTGAAGCAGCAGGGCTGA
- a CDS encoding metallophosphoesterase — translation MRPVLLSLLLLSSFTGAAAPKKQDPFVFTGVERIVAVADVHGDVDALKEVLRLAGLIDAKDHWIGGKAHLVQTGDLPDRGDHTRDAFELLMRLETEARKAGGRVHPLLGNHELMNMRGDLRYVTPGEFASFADQSPVADGPGEPKGLHGHAAAYAADGRYGKWLRSHPAVIRINDTLFLHGGLAPTVPGTTLEEVNRWVWQDLTPGQAPGGGVDPQGPVWFRGYAIDDEAKWDAGLTQVLERFSARRMVMGHTPSKDGRLSIRFGGRVIVIDTGLSTHYGRHLAALELRGDRLTALYPEGRVPILPAPKAAAPTPRPEAKTGTK, via the coding sequence GTGCGTCCCGTTCTCCTGTCCCTGCTGCTCCTGTCCTCGTTCACCGGGGCCGCCGCCCCGAAGAAGCAGGACCCCTTCGTCTTCACGGGCGTGGAGCGCATCGTCGCCGTGGCGGACGTGCACGGCGACGTGGACGCGCTGAAGGAAGTGCTTCGGCTCGCGGGCCTCATCGACGCGAAGGACCACTGGATTGGCGGCAAGGCGCACCTGGTGCAGACCGGGGACCTGCCGGACCGTGGCGACCACACCCGCGACGCCTTCGAGCTGCTCATGCGCCTGGAGACCGAGGCGCGCAAGGCCGGCGGCCGCGTGCACCCGCTCCTGGGCAACCACGAGCTGATGAACATGCGCGGGGACCTGCGCTACGTCACGCCCGGCGAGTTCGCCTCCTTCGCGGATCAGTCCCCCGTCGCTGACGGCCCGGGTGAGCCCAAGGGGCTCCATGGCCACGCCGCCGCCTACGCCGCGGACGGGCGCTACGGGAAGTGGCTGCGCTCGCACCCCGCCGTCATCCGCATCAACGACACGCTCTTCCTCCATGGCGGCCTGGCACCCACCGTCCCCGGCACCACGCTGGAGGAGGTGAACCGCTGGGTGTGGCAGGACCTGACGCCGGGACAGGCGCCGGGCGGCGGCGTGGATCCGCAAGGCCCGGTGTGGTTCCGCGGCTACGCCATCGACGACGAAGCGAAGTGGGACGCGGGCCTCACGCAGGTGCTGGAGCGCTTCAGCGCCCGCCGCATGGTGATGGGCCACACGCCGTCCAAGGATGGCCGGCTCTCCATCCGCTTCGGCGGCCGCGTCATCGTCATCGACACGGGCCTCAGCACCCACTACGGCCGCCACCTGGCAGCGCTGGAGCTTCGCGGCGACCGCCTCACCGCGCTCTACCCCGAAGGCCGGGTGCCCATCCTCCCCGCACCGAAGGCCGCCGCGCCCACCCCGCGCCCCGAGGCGAAGACGGGCACGAAGTAG
- a CDS encoding TonB-dependent receptor plug domain-containing protein, producing MSGRWWLCALLWSAVSGLARAEDVPSADGGVAQVASPSETEAAPALAVEEPPALQTVVTSSRTQERLRETPVATEVITRSEIVASGARDASELLNARPGFVVQQGFSGSGLSMQGLAPEYVLVLVDGERVTGKVDGNIDLSRLSLEDIEQVEIVKGPGSVLYGSDAVAGVVNFITRRAQRTLGADLRAAYGTLGRLDLDATGETRGDAWGLRISAGLQRRDAYDLDTSDIGTTGSTLSGYDLSARGDWRGTETLSLEGTASYSHRIQRGVDQGAAGAVFDRATRDNTFTSRLSPSWRLGEKVNLRTDVSYGHYERRYLRDQRNASALDTVEDTRDQQARVGAQLDARPGGGHALVVGTEYLGEWLQSDRLDGGRGRRGRGSLYAQDSWTLWERLGLVAVRGGRVDVDSQFGLALTPRFALKVDPLPWLTVRGSYGWGYRAPSFQDLLIDFENPGVGYTVRGNPDLKPERSRSFSFNVETRPTRDSVVWVGLFQHSLRDMITASLQSEGDFLRYSYINIARARVRGGELGLRQTLPGRIQVELGYTLTDGADQELDRALEGQARHRLTAQATWRHREWRLEANVRGALTGERPFYPDTNGDGVADSYRASPTVSLDARVAWLMPAGGLQLFVVGSNLTGAGNPTDLPIPPRTLQAGVSTRF from the coding sequence ATGTCCGGGCGTTGGTGGCTGTGCGCGCTGCTGTGGAGTGCCGTGTCCGGCCTGGCCCGGGCGGAGGACGTGCCGTCCGCGGATGGAGGCGTGGCGCAGGTCGCGTCGCCGTCTGAAACGGAGGCCGCGCCCGCGCTGGCGGTGGAGGAGCCTCCCGCGCTCCAGACGGTGGTGACGAGCTCCCGCACGCAGGAGCGTCTGCGCGAGACGCCGGTGGCCACCGAGGTCATCACCCGTTCGGAGATTGTCGCCAGCGGCGCGCGAGACGCGTCGGAGCTGTTGAACGCGCGCCCGGGCTTCGTGGTGCAGCAGGGCTTCTCTGGCTCCGGGCTGTCCATGCAGGGCCTGGCCCCGGAGTACGTGCTGGTGCTGGTGGACGGCGAGCGCGTCACCGGCAAGGTGGACGGCAACATCGACCTGTCGCGCCTGTCGCTGGAGGACATCGAGCAGGTCGAAATCGTGAAGGGCCCCGGGTCCGTGCTCTACGGCAGCGACGCGGTGGCGGGCGTGGTGAACTTCATCACCCGCCGCGCGCAGCGCACCCTGGGCGCGGACCTGCGCGCCGCGTACGGCACGCTCGGGCGCCTGGACCTGGACGCCACCGGTGAGACGCGCGGCGACGCGTGGGGCCTGCGCATCAGCGCCGGGCTCCAGCGGCGCGACGCCTACGACCTGGACACCTCGGACATCGGCACCACGGGCAGCACGCTGAGCGGCTACGACCTGTCCGCGCGCGGCGACTGGCGCGGCACGGAGACGCTGTCGCTGGAGGGCACCGCTTCCTATTCGCACCGCATCCAGCGCGGCGTGGACCAGGGCGCCGCGGGCGCGGTGTTCGACCGGGCCACCCGCGACAACACCTTCACCTCGCGCCTGTCACCATCCTGGCGGCTGGGAGAGAAGGTGAACCTGCGCACGGACGTGTCCTACGGGCACTACGAGCGGCGCTACCTGCGCGACCAGCGCAACGCCTCCGCGCTGGACACCGTGGAGGACACGCGCGACCAGCAGGCCCGCGTGGGCGCGCAGCTGGACGCGCGTCCCGGCGGCGGTCACGCGCTGGTGGTCGGCACCGAGTACCTGGGCGAATGGCTCCAGTCGGACCGGCTGGATGGCGGACGCGGGCGGCGTGGGCGCGGCTCCCTGTACGCGCAGGACAGCTGGACGCTGTGGGAACGCCTGGGGCTGGTGGCGGTGCGCGGCGGACGGGTGGACGTGGATTCGCAGTTCGGGCTCGCGCTCACGCCCCGCTTCGCGCTGAAGGTGGATCCGCTGCCGTGGCTCACCGTGCGCGGCAGCTATGGCTGGGGCTACCGCGCGCCCAGCTTCCAGGACCTGCTCATCGACTTCGAGAACCCCGGCGTGGGCTACACCGTGCGCGGCAACCCGGACCTGAAGCCGGAGCGCTCGCGCAGCTTCAGCTTCAACGTGGAGACGCGCCCCACGCGCGACTCCGTGGTGTGGGTGGGCCTGTTCCAGCACTCGCTGCGCGACATGATCACCGCGTCGCTGCAGTCCGAGGGCGACTTCCTGCGCTACTCGTACATCAACATCGCCCGGGCCCGCGTGCGCGGCGGCGAGCTGGGCCTGCGCCAGACGCTGCCCGGCCGCATCCAGGTGGAGCTGGGCTACACGCTCACCGACGGCGCCGACCAGGAGCTGGACCGTGCGCTGGAAGGCCAGGCGCGGCACCGGCTCACCGCGCAGGCCACGTGGCGCCACCGCGAGTGGCGCCTGGAGGCCAACGTGCGCGGCGCGCTCACCGGCGAGCGTCCCTTCTATCCCGATACCAACGGAGACGGTGTGGCGGATTCCTACCGTGCCAGCCCCACCGTCTCCCTGGATGCCCGAGTCGCCTGGCTCATGCCAGCGGGCGGGCTCCAGCTTTTCGTAGTGGGCAGCAACCTCACCGGTGCGGGCAATCCGACGGACCTGCCCATTCCCCCCCGCACCCTCCAGGCCGGTGTCTCCACCCGGTTCTGA
- a CDS encoding HmuY family protein, with amino-acid sequence MFLIPFRPGFLGRACAALLLAGLGTACGDDLQPTPGPEEGENPVVTPQDGANLKHHDNGDGSFTSVVDATHAEAWVGVDLDTGKQVSATEDAVWDLAFQRYTVKARGGVSGTGGVQVAIVPGTTFAALTQAPASGYVTDAADGPDTGDSPDTVFNAGDGWYVYDLPTHMLTPRDQLYVVRSDSGTYFKVQVQSYYDAAGTPAMMKLLWAKVAAPAGVQP; translated from the coding sequence ATGTTCCTCATTCCCTTCCGTCCCGGCTTCCTGGGCCGCGCCTGCGCGGCGCTGCTCCTCGCGGGCCTGGGCACCGCGTGCGGTGACGACCTCCAGCCCACGCCAGGGCCCGAAGAGGGCGAGAACCCCGTCGTCACGCCGCAGGACGGCGCGAACCTGAAGCACCACGACAACGGCGACGGCTCGTTCACCTCCGTCGTCGACGCGACCCACGCGGAGGCGTGGGTGGGCGTGGATCTGGACACGGGCAAGCAGGTGAGCGCGACGGAGGACGCGGTCTGGGACCTGGCCTTCCAGCGCTACACGGTGAAGGCGCGCGGCGGCGTCAGCGGCACGGGCGGCGTGCAGGTGGCCATCGTGCCGGGCACGACGTTCGCGGCGCTCACCCAGGCGCCTGCGTCCGGCTACGTGACGGACGCGGCGGACGGCCCGGACACCGGTGACAGCCCGGACACCGTCTTCAACGCGGGGGACGGCTGGTACGTCTACGACCTGCCGACCCACATGCTCACGCCGCGCGACCAGCTCTACGTCGTGCGCTCGGATTCGGGGACGTACTTCAAGGTGCAGGTGCAGTCGTATTACGACGCCGCCGGCACGCCCGCGATGATGAAGCTGCTCTGGGCGAAGGTGGCCGCGCCGGCCGGGGTGCAGCCGTGA
- a CDS encoding hemin-degrading factor: protein MGRTEEAGSPLAALRERWVALRESEPRMRIRDAADRLGVSEAELLATGLNGELVRLEPRLDVLLPRLESLGRVMALTRNASAVHEKKGVYRKVELHGARALVLDEDIDLRLFLSRWCFVFALREDLSGQVRRSFQVFDAAGTAVHKIYLQDDANVAAFEGLVRELQHEDQSHVLDVVPASPPAEPRPDSEIDALGLKAGWRALQDTHEFFALLGKFKVARTQALRLAGTEFAKPVTPDSLGWTLERAAASELPIMVFVGNPGAIQIHTGPVRTVRPMGPWMNVMDPGFNLHVRADHVHSAWVVRKPTRDGDVTSLELFDKAGENIALLFGKRKPGELESPAWRALMEELVRTLPAVEVAS, encoded by the coding sequence ATGGGCCGCACGGAGGAGGCGGGGAGCCCGCTCGCCGCGCTGCGAGAGCGCTGGGTGGCCCTGCGTGAGTCCGAGCCGCGCATGCGCATCCGCGACGCGGCGGACAGGCTGGGCGTGAGCGAGGCGGAGCTGCTCGCCACCGGCTTGAACGGCGAGTTGGTGCGGCTGGAGCCGCGCCTGGACGTGCTGCTGCCCCGGCTGGAGTCGCTGGGCCGGGTGATGGCGCTCACGCGCAACGCGTCCGCCGTGCACGAGAAGAAGGGCGTCTACCGCAAGGTGGAGCTGCACGGCGCCCGGGCACTGGTGCTGGACGAGGACATCGACCTGCGGCTCTTCCTGTCGCGCTGGTGCTTCGTCTTCGCGCTGCGCGAGGACCTCTCCGGCCAGGTGCGCCGCAGCTTCCAGGTGTTCGACGCCGCCGGCACGGCGGTGCACAAGATCTACCTCCAGGACGACGCGAACGTCGCCGCCTTCGAAGGGCTGGTGCGCGAGCTCCAGCACGAGGACCAGAGTCACGTGCTGGACGTGGTGCCGGCGTCTCCTCCCGCCGAGCCCCGGCCGGACTCGGAGATCGACGCGCTGGGGCTCAAGGCCGGCTGGCGCGCGCTCCAGGACACGCACGAGTTCTTCGCGCTGCTCGGCAAGTTCAAGGTCGCGCGCACGCAGGCGCTGCGGCTCGCGGGGACGGAGTTCGCGAAGCCGGTGACGCCGGACTCGCTGGGCTGGACGCTGGAGCGCGCCGCGGCGAGCGAGCTGCCCATCATGGTGTTCGTGGGCAACCCGGGCGCGATTCAAATCCACACCGGCCCGGTGCGCACGGTGCGGCCCATGGGCCCGTGGATGAACGTGATGGACCCGGGCTTCAACCTGCACGTCCGCGCGGACCACGTCCACTCCGCCTGGGTGGTGCGCAAGCCCACGCGCGACGGCGACGTCACCTCGCTGGAGCTGTTCGACAAGGCGGGGGAGAACATCGCGCTGCTCTTCGGCAAGCGGAAGCCGGGCGAGCTGGAGTCCCCCGCGTGGCGGGCGCTGATGGAGGAGCTGGTCCGGACGCTGCCCGCGGTGGAGGTGGCGTCATGA
- a CDS encoding heme/hemin ABC transporter substrate-binding protein, translating into MRRTASKWGLVAALFAVAAHAAPPVAKPAPKLITIGPAITQTVFALGAGDRVVGVDDSSAALPEASKVRTVGYQRALSAEGVLSLGAGLLLGSAEAGPPPVLEQLKQAGMKVETFANEPTVEGARARIQGIAERLGTPEQGKALVAKLDADLKKAADRATQVKGSKPPRILAIYARGSGTMMVAGSGTVADTLIRLTGAVNAADSLQGYKPLGAEAVVAAAPEFVLLPASSVSSVGGAEGLAKLPGLSQVKGWKLVTVEDVDFMGLGPNLGQAVARVQDAVAPASATAKGGGK; encoded by the coding sequence ATGAGGCGGACGGCCTCCAAGTGGGGCCTCGTCGCGGCCCTGTTCGCGGTGGCGGCGCACGCGGCGCCTCCCGTGGCGAAGCCCGCACCGAAGCTCATCACCATTGGACCGGCCATCACGCAGACGGTGTTCGCGCTGGGCGCGGGCGACCGGGTGGTGGGCGTGGACGACTCCAGCGCGGCGCTGCCGGAGGCGTCGAAGGTGCGAACGGTGGGCTACCAGCGCGCGCTGTCCGCGGAAGGGGTGCTGTCGCTGGGCGCGGGCCTGCTCCTGGGCTCCGCGGAGGCCGGGCCTCCGCCGGTGCTGGAGCAGCTCAAGCAGGCGGGCATGAAGGTGGAGACGTTCGCCAACGAGCCCACGGTGGAGGGCGCGCGTGCGCGCATCCAGGGTATCGCGGAGCGGCTGGGCACGCCGGAGCAGGGCAAGGCGCTGGTGGCGAAGCTGGACGCGGACCTGAAGAAGGCGGCGGACCGCGCGACGCAGGTGAAGGGCTCGAAGCCGCCGCGCATCCTCGCCATCTACGCTCGCGGCTCGGGCACGATGATGGTGGCGGGCTCGGGCACCGTCGCGGACACGCTCATCCGCCTGACGGGCGCGGTGAACGCGGCGGACTCGCTGCAGGGCTACAAGCCGCTGGGCGCGGAGGCCGTGGTGGCGGCGGCGCCGGAGTTCGTGCTGCTGCCCGCGAGCTCGGTGTCGTCCGTGGGGGGCGCGGAGGGGCTGGCGAAGCTGCCCGGCCTGTCGCAGGTGAAGGGCTGGAAGCTGGTCACCGTGGAGGACGTGGACTTCATGGGGCTGGGGCCCAACCTGGGCCAGGCCGTGGCCCGCGTGCAGGACGCGGTGGCTCCGGCTTCGGCTACGGCGAAGGGCGGCGGCAAATGA
- a CDS encoding FecCD family ABC transporter permease: MSASEAMPVPASRPVPSRLPGARPWVTLGLLLALMVLVSLAVGSMTVPPSAILGSLWEALGLGEASERLDAMQRAVLFTLRLPRVLMAVMVGGVLATTGAALQALFRNPLVEPGLLGTSSGAALGAVLAIVLDVTLAAHVGPLRMLVVPGAAFVGALAATVLALRLGTGGGRTDTPRVLLAGVAVSAGAFAGMGLLTHAATDAQLRTITFWSLGSLGGASWETVGAAALPLAVTLGLLLSEARALNLMLLGEREAWHLGVDVERLKRKLIFAAALGVGAAVSFCGMIGFVGLLVPALLRIALGPDHRRLLAASALSGASLLLASDLLARTLASPSELPVGALTSVLGVPAFIALLARKGAA; the protein is encoded by the coding sequence ATGAGCGCGTCGGAGGCCATGCCCGTGCCCGCGTCGCGTCCGGTGCCTTCACGGCTGCCGGGCGCGAGGCCCTGGGTGACGCTGGGACTGTTGCTGGCGTTGATGGTCCTGGTGTCGCTGGCGGTGGGCTCCATGACGGTGCCGCCGTCCGCCATCCTCGGAAGTCTCTGGGAGGCGCTGGGCCTGGGCGAGGCCTCCGAGCGGCTGGACGCCATGCAGCGCGCGGTGCTGTTCACCTTGCGCCTGCCTCGCGTGCTGATGGCCGTGATGGTGGGCGGAGTGCTGGCGACGACAGGCGCGGCGCTCCAGGCGCTCTTCCGCAATCCGTTGGTGGAGCCCGGCCTGCTGGGCACCTCCAGCGGGGCGGCGCTGGGCGCGGTGCTGGCCATCGTGCTGGACGTGACGCTGGCCGCGCACGTGGGGCCCCTCCGGATGCTGGTGGTGCCGGGGGCGGCCTTCGTGGGCGCGTTGGCGGCGACGGTGCTCGCCCTGCGGCTGGGCACGGGAGGAGGGCGCACGGACACGCCGCGCGTGCTGCTGGCGGGCGTGGCGGTGAGCGCGGGCGCGTTCGCGGGCATGGGCCTGCTCACGCACGCAGCGACGGACGCGCAGCTGCGCACCATCACGTTCTGGAGCCTGGGCAGCCTGGGCGGCGCGTCCTGGGAGACCGTGGGCGCCGCGGCGCTCCCGCTGGCCGTGACGCTGGGGTTGCTCCTGAGCGAGGCGCGGGCGCTCAACCTGATGCTCCTGGGCGAGCGTGAGGCGTGGCACCTGGGCGTGGACGTGGAGCGGCTCAAGCGCAAGCTCATCTTCGCCGCCGCGCTGGGCGTGGGCGCCGCGGTGTCGTTCTGCGGGATGATTGGCTTCGTGGGCCTGCTGGTGCCGGCGCTGCTGCGCATCGCGCTCGGTCCGGACCACCGCAGGCTGCTGGCCGCGTCCGCGCTGTCGGGGGCTTCGCTGCTGCTCGCGTCGGACCTGCTCGCGCGCACGCTGGCGTCTCCTTCCGAACTGCCGGTGGGCGCACTCACGTCCGTGCTGGGAGTGCCCGCCTTCATCGCGCTGCTCGCGCGCAAGGGTGCGGCATGA
- a CDS encoding heme ABC transporter ATP-binding protein, producing the protein MSLEARGVEVWRGRGRVAGPLSLEVQPGEVLAVVGPNGAGKSSLVAALSGELRCKTGDVYLEGRALHQWPYLERAQRLGVLPQESSLGFGFTALEVAALGRSPHARRGGDASDLDIARAALDATDTQHLASRAYTTLSGGERQRVQLARVLAQLWTPPAHGHRYLLLDEPTASLDLSHQHLVLERARAFAQDGGAVLAVLHDLNLAARYADRIAVLDQGRCVETGTPSGVLTPGLIAGTFGLQVEVVSRPDLPGPLVIPLGRAPAPP; encoded by the coding sequence ATGAGCCTGGAGGCGCGCGGCGTCGAGGTGTGGCGCGGGCGGGGCAGGGTGGCCGGTCCGCTGTCGCTGGAGGTCCAGCCCGGCGAGGTGCTCGCCGTGGTGGGCCCCAATGGCGCGGGCAAGTCGTCCCTGGTCGCGGCGCTGTCGGGCGAGCTGCGCTGCAAGACGGGCGACGTGTACCTGGAGGGCCGAGCGCTGCACCAGTGGCCCTATTTGGAGCGCGCGCAGCGGCTGGGCGTGCTGCCGCAGGAGTCCTCCTTGGGCTTCGGCTTCACCGCGCTGGAAGTGGCGGCCCTGGGCCGCAGCCCTCATGCCCGGCGGGGCGGTGATGCGTCCGACCTGGACATCGCCCGCGCGGCGCTGGATGCCACCGACACGCAGCACTTGGCTTCGCGCGCGTACACCACGCTCTCCGGTGGCGAGCGGCAACGCGTGCAGCTGGCCCGCGTGCTGGCCCAGCTGTGGACGCCGCCCGCGCACGGCCACCGCTACCTGCTGCTGGACGAGCCGACGGCGAGCCTGGACCTGTCCCACCAGCACCTGGTGCTGGAGCGCGCCCGAGCGTTCGCGCAGGACGGCGGCGCGGTGCTCGCGGTGTTGCATGACCTGAACCTGGCCGCGCGGTACGCGGACCGCATCGCGGTGTTGGACCAGGGCCGGTGCGTGGAGACTGGCACGCCTTCGGGCGTGCTGACGCCCGGCCTCATCGCGGGCACCTTCGGGTTGCAGGTGGAGGTGGTGTCGCGGCCGGACCTGCCCGGGCCGCTGGTGATTCCCCTGGGCCGCGCACCCGCGCCGCCCTGA
- a CDS encoding TetR/AcrR family transcriptional regulator yields the protein MPRRPPPSRRRAPRQERAQATVDAILTATARVLLRDGYEAASTNRIAQEAGVSVGSLYQYFPSKEGLVTALMEQHRARSLANFEAGLVPLAGQPLPVAMRAIIRQVLAVKRENPRLQQVLHELMPRMRQWGLSDAYSQRLHRLVRAFLAPRIEDLRPRNLDMAVFILVNTVEALCHTALTDRPDYVEDDAFVDEIAALAVGYLRPEPALARPRRATRERAARM from the coding sequence ATGCCCCGCCGTCCCCCACCCTCCCGTCGCAGGGCGCCCCGTCAGGAGCGCGCGCAGGCCACGGTGGATGCCATCCTCACCGCGACCGCTCGCGTTCTGCTCAGGGATGGCTACGAGGCCGCGAGCACCAACCGCATCGCCCAGGAAGCGGGGGTGAGCGTGGGTTCGCTCTACCAGTACTTTCCCAGCAAGGAGGGGCTGGTGACGGCGCTGATGGAGCAGCACCGCGCGCGGTCGCTGGCGAACTTCGAGGCCGGGCTGGTGCCGCTCGCCGGACAGCCGCTCCCGGTGGCGATGCGCGCCATCATCCGGCAGGTGCTCGCGGTGAAGCGGGAGAACCCTCGCCTGCAGCAGGTGCTGCACGAGCTGATGCCGCGGATGCGGCAGTGGGGCCTGTCGGATGCGTACTCGCAGCGGCTGCACCGGCTGGTGCGGGCATTCCTCGCGCCCCGCATCGAGGACCTGCGCCCCCGGAACCTGGACATGGCGGTCTTCATCCTCGTGAACACCGTGGAGGCGCTGTGCCACACGGCGCTGACGGACCGGCCGGACTACGTGGAGGACGATGCGTTCGTGGACGAAATCGCCGCGCTCGCGGTCGGCTACCTGCGCCCGGAGCCGGCCCTGGCGCGTCCCCGGCGCGCGACGCGGGAGCGCGCGGCCCGCATGTGA